One Chanodichthys erythropterus isolate Z2021 chromosome 10, ASM2448905v1, whole genome shotgun sequence DNA segment encodes these proteins:
- the LOC137028788 gene encoding protein mono-ADP-ribosyltransferase PARP14-like, with the protein MDENYPIVVEGDWGLEHAKSVKNKLHIHFQSKKKSQGGDCVVQYNDKSNSATILFKSSDIRDAVLSQAEHIITFGSHRIKLKVYKPRDVEEHVDSTGQNANQACGYKEPNESAPQTELDVKTHQESSAVVLENLPDDVKQDILTLLVENITSLSENDFTIELILELRKAVVTFKNPNDAEKFLVDSRTNTKFKKNNLRARTLERSTCVRVENLPAEANNNKMLLELYFEKWGGPVEEVITIPSEQAAIITFMEEEAKERVLKQENNICDVPVKIYPYFKSLDTVLYGGNRPHLKLPDPITVSVHPAIREFLLKKGEISSIKDQMSSHFCQINMDKPEALLSPDPALLKQKGVTRRHVDGWSKNACDSFMKIMSNYTTSEWPVSHPLWSKVESDVKDLVKDKVFTDMDAYKGVLTLAGMTHEITGLKLIMEKILERATNQIEIEKNSVTEQMEMSPALYSLLLQDGLKSAVSPNLHIDYNKKINSLVLSGLNTEVLMFKNWVLEKKISMKQKPLKIDCSILEYLRSVDCDEMSTDLFISHEITAVYTIESGDVVLTGSTEKALVDAEKRVNMVLKSKDLIIEDQGVLQMTEWQNLKKQLQELFNTSKKISVFINLSKQRDKVIVTGFKEPVMEVSESLGCFIEKHTRIEETVRVKSHATVEFIKDKKSQSWQHLMKSDELKMNFDSKRPWIKLSGERGFVQPAMTFFKGLADSLYTDTHIIKKAGAKKYFKEQGKMMLSMLLKEKRFVVVLQEDDMLEQEEDEFTERSFGDFGQVSCEVRMPDGVTVTVRMADICKLSVDAVVNAANEDLMHSGGVAFALLQAAGPHLQYYCEHYIKQNGPLKPGDAIITEAGRLPCKYVVHAVGPRFSDSDRRTTVQRLRRAVRESLNQASSKNCSSIAIPVISSGIFGCPLELCTESIAKEVCEYIEDQNRRGSSSTLTEIQLVDNNGSTVKAMAQAVRKEFAAYNPKMTFPHQTKPHGYGNDGQSYRGSGNGNYGQKRQEVGGPKVRGNREFKGQTHSSSGGRSDKFEGPSVGLETKTTKEGLKINLSKGNIQDACADVIVNTISEDLDLTKGAVSNALLQTAGHQLQTEITRAVRSNSLNYGEMVITDGYNLKCSKVFHVVCPFWNGGQDSADRVLIQIIRDCLRKAETRGMASVVFPAIGTGNLGFPKDLVARIMLSEVQEFNSTNLQEVTVIVHPSDKESIQCFTSIFRHRIQHPTTKGASQHFMPKINMPGKSAQTSGLFGKVSSSSLGVHTMKLGPLTLEVSSGDITKEKTDAIVNSSNPTFSLKAGVSKAILDAAGLQVEQECIQNVRSSNMQQTEIVTSAGNLPCGNIIHIIGRNSPSEIKDVVLSVLKLCEKSQFTSIAFPALGTGQGGINPADVADAMVDAVVDFMKKKKPVHVKFVKFLIFQTNMLSDFHQSMVRRSGEKIEEDKGLFTKIKDFFSWGNSESSTNEEFVMVVEEIEPAVFQLCGDTPEDLREAKDIINTFIVREHMTIPIRDPAIAHFTKEDIEMLNSMQREFTVSVQLEKKGQDSVITLEGLTRDVHSAESRIRDMIRKVERNEYRRREAYIISSVVNWQYLENGHSLKNFDMLTNYELEQAYQNRQPSVRIKINNDEYEADLVRKAATRGRMRIELIRVDLQDAAQSSLPSHWEDMKGKSVVLVKLTAGLNEYNEVEKEFRRTGLTSNIIEIERVQNSTLWKNYMIKKEELEGKNKHKNNEKCLFHGTGPEKTDQINHHGFNRSYAGIHGAMYGNGTYFAVDPCYSAQGYSNPDAKGLKRMYLARVLVGDFTQGKRGLPVPPAKSTNSADLYNSVTDNINNPTMLNSVARGAWFSEVCSGRERQETSG; encoded by the exons ATGGACGAAAATTATCCCATCGTTGTCGAAGGAGACTGGGGACTTGAACACGCTAAAAGTGTGAAAAATAAACTTCATATTCATTTTCAGAGTAAGAAGAAATCCCAGGGAGGAGACTGCGTCGTACAATATAATGACAAGAGCAACTCTGCTACAATTCTGTTCAAATCATCTGACA TCCGAGATGCCGTACTCTCCCAAGCAGAACACATTATTACTTTTGGCAGTCACCGAATCAAGCTGAAAGTGTACAAACCCAGAGATGTAGAGGAACATGTAGACAGCACTGGTCAAAAC gCGAACCAGGCATGTGGATACAAGGAACCAA ATGAAAGTGCCCCTCAGACTGAGTTGGATGTGAAGACACATCAAGAGTCAAGTGCTGTGGTCCTGGAGAACCTTCCAGATGATGTTaaacaagatattttgactCTTTTGGTGGAGAACATCACAAGTCTTTCTGAAAATGACTTCACCATTGAATTAATACTGGAATTAAGAAAAGCAGTTGTGACCTTTAAAAATCCTAACG ATGCAGAAAAGTTCCTTGTGGACAGCAGGACAAATACAAAGTTCAAGAAGAATAATCTGAGGGCCCGAACATTGGAGAGAAGCACGTGTGTGCGGGTGGAGAATCTTCCAGCTGAGGCCAACAACAACAAGATGCTGCTGGAACTGTATTTTGAGAAATGGGGTGGTCCAGTAGAGGAAGTTATCACAATTCCATCAGAACAAGCAGCCATTATTACATTTATGGAGGAAGAAG CTAAAGAGAGAGTTTTGAAACAAGAGAATAACATCTGTGATGTTCCAGTCAAGATATATCCCTACTTTAAATCACTGGATACAGTCTTGTATGGTGGAAACAGACCACATTTGAAGCTGCCCGATCCCATTACAGTCAGTGTACATCCTGCCATCAGGGAGTTCCTCCTCAAGAAAGGGGAGATTTCCTCTATTAAAGACCAGATGAGCTCACACTTCTGCCAAATAAACATGGACAAACCTGAAGCTTTGCTCAGTCCTGATCCAGCATTACTAAAACAAAAAGGAGTTACCAGAAGACACGTTGATGGCTGGAGTAAGAATGCCTGTGATTCcttcatgaaaataatgtcaaactACACAACGTCTGAGTGGCCGGTGTCACACCCCTTGTGGTCTAAAGTGGAGAGTGATGTTAAGGATTTGGTGAAAGATAAGGTTTTCACAGATATGGATGCCTATAAAGGTGTCCTGACACTGGCGGGAATGACTCATGAGATAACTGGACTGAAACTCATCATGGAGAAAATTTTAGAGAGAGCAACAAATCAAATAGAGATAGAGAAGAACAGTGTGACAGAGCAAATGGAGATGTCTCCTGCCTTGTACTCTCTGCTTTTACAAGATGGCCTGAAAAGTGCTGTTTCTCCAAACCTGCACATTGactacaacaaaaaaataaacagcttGGTTTTATCAGGTCTTAATACAGAAGTCCTCATGTTCAAGAACTGGGTCCTTGAGAAGAAAATAAGTATGAAACAGAAGCCCTTAAAGATTGACTGTTCAATTCTGGAGTACCTGAGATCAGTGGATTGTGATGAAATGTCCACAGATCTCTTTATATCTCATGAAATAACTGCTGTCTACACAATCGAAAGTGGAGATGTTGTTTTGACTGGGAGCACAGAAAAAGCACTTGTTGATGCAGAGAAGAGGGTGAATATGGTTCTTAAATCCAAAGACCTCATTATAGAAGATCAGGGTGTCCTTCAAATGACAGAGTGGCAGAATCTCAAAAAACAATTGCAGGAATTGTTCAATACTTCCaaaaaaatatctgtatttataaacttaTCTAAACAGAGAGACAAAGTAATAGTGACTGGATTCAAAGAACCAGTGATGGAGGTCAGTGAGAGCTTAGGATGTTTCATTGAGAAACACACAAGAATTGAAGAAACCGTTCGTGTAAAATCACATGCAACAGTTGAAttcataaaagacaaaaaatcaCAAAGCTGGCAGCATTTAATGAAGTCCGATGAGTTGAAAATGAATTTTGATTCAAAGAGACCCTGGATCAAACTGTCTGGAGAGCGTGGATTTGTCCAGCCAGCTATGACTTTCTTTAAAGGGTTGGCAGATTCTCTCTACACGGACACACACATCATTAAAAAGGCAGGAGCAAAGAAGTACTTCAAGGAACAGGGTAAAATGATGCTCTCAATGCTGCTGAAGGAAAAAAGATTTGTGGTGGTGCTCCAGGAAGATGACATGCTGGAACAGGAAGAGGATGAATTTACTGAACGCAGTTTTGGAGATTTTGGCCAGGTCTCTTGTGAAGTTCGAATGCCAGATGGAGTAACTGTTACTGTCAGGATGGCAGACATTTGCAAGCTCAGTGTTGATGCTGTTGTCAATGCTGCTAATGAAGATCTGATGCACAGTGGAGGTGTAGCTTTTGCACTTCTCCAAGCTGCTGGACCACATCTACAATATTATTGTGAAcattacataaaacaaaatggGCCTCTGAAACCTGGAGATGCCATCATCACTGAAGCTGGTCGTCTTCCTTGCAAATATGTGGTACACGCTGTTGGACCTCGCTTCAGCGATTCAGACCGACGCACCACTGTACAACGCCTGAGACGTGCTGTGAGGGAAAGCTTGAACCAGGCATCGAGCAAAAACTGCTCCTCCATTGCAATTCCAGTTATTAGTTCAGGGATATTTGGTTGTCCTCTTGAACTTTGCACTGAATCAATTGCCAAGGAAGTGTGTGAGTACATCGAAGATCAAAACCGCAGAGGGTCCAGTAGCACATTAACTGAGATACAGTTGGTGGACAATAATGGCAGCACTGTAAAAGCCATGGCTCAAGCTGTCCGAAAGGAGTTTGCTGCTTATAACCCCAAAATGACTTTCCCTCATCAAACCAAACCTCATGGGTATGGGAACGATGGACAAAGCTATCGTGGAAGTGGTAACGGAAACTATGGCCAAAAAAGACAAGAGGTTGGAGGTCCCAAAGTCCGTGGTAATAGAGAATTTAAAGGACAAACACACTCAAGCTCTGGTGGCAGATCAGATAAATTTGAAGGACCTAGTGTTGGTCTTGAGACCAAAACTACAAAAGAGGGACTAAAAATCAATCTGAGCAAAGGGAACATCCAGGATGCATGT GCTGATGTCATTGTAAACACTATATCGGAGGACTTGGACCTCACTAAAGGTGCCGTCTCCAATGCACTCCTTCAGACTGCTGGTCATCAGCTCCAGACAGAAATCACCAGAGCTGTTCGCTCGAACAGTCTGAATTATGGTGAAATGGTCATCACAGATGGTTATAACCTGAAATGTTCCAAAGTCTTTCATGTAGTTTGCCCATTTTGGAACGGTGGACAAGACTCTGCAGATAGG GTACTCATTCAGATCATTAGAGATTGCCTGAGAAAAGCAGAAACCCGTGGAATGGCTTCAGTCGTCTTTCCAGCTATCGGCACTGGGAATCTTGGCTTTCCTAAAGATCTGGTGGCCAGAATTATGCTGTCAGAAGTCCAAGAATTTAACTCTACAAATCTTCAAGAGGTAACTGTGATTGTGCACCCATCTGACAAGGAGAGCATTCAG TGTTTTACCAGCATCTTTAGACACAGGATTCAGCATCCCACCACAAAAGGAGCATCTCAGCATTTCATGCCTAAAATAAATATGCCTGGCAAGTCAGCTCAGACCTCTG GGCTTTTTGGCAAagtttcctcttcctctcttggAGTACACACTATGAAGCTGGGTCCATTGACTCTGGAGGTTTCATCGGGAGATATAACTAAAGAAAAAACTGATGCCATTGTCAACTCCTCAAATCCGACATTTTCTCTGAAAGCAG GAGTATCCAAGGCCATTTTAGACGCTGCTGGATTACAAGTGGAACAAGAATGTATACAGAATG TGAGATCATCAAACATGCAGCAAACTGAGATTGTGACTTCAGCCGGGAACCTGCCATGTGGAAACATTATCCATATTATTGGACGCAATAGTCCATCTGAAATTAAGGATGTTGTTTTGTCAGTTCTGAAGTTATGTGAAAAAAGCCAGTTCACCTCCATTGCCTTTCCAGCTCTTGGCACTG GTCAGGGTGGTATAAATCCAGCTGATGTCGCAGATGCAATGGTTGATGCAGTTGTTGACtttatgaagaaaaagaaaCCTGTGCATGTAAAGTTTGTGAAGTTTCTTATATTCCAGACAAACATGTTGTCAGACTTTCACCAAAGCATGGTCAGAAGATCTGGTGAGAAAATAGAGGAGGATAAAGGTCTGTTTACCAAAATTAAAG ACTTTTTTTCATGGGGAAATTCAGAATCTTCCACAAATGAAGAGTTTGTGATGGTGGTTGAGGAAATTGAGCCAGCTGTGTTCCAACTGTGTGGAGACACACCAGAGGACCTGAGGGAAGCCAAGGACATCATCAACACCTTCATAGTACGGGAGCATATGACCATCCCAATCCGTGATCCAGCCATTGCTCATTTCACCAAGGAGGATATAGAAATGCTGAACAGCATGCAGAGGGAGTTCACAGTCAGTGTCCAACTTGAGAAGAAAGGCCAAGACTCTGTCATCACATTGGAAGGCCTGACAAGAGACGTTCACAGTGCAGAGAGTCGTATTCGGGACATGATCCGCAAGGTGGAAAGAAATGAATATAGAAGACGTGAGGCATATATAATCAGCAGTGTGGTTAATTGGCAATATCTGGAGAATGGACACAGCCTCAAAAACTTTGATATGCTGACAAATTATGAGCTGGAACAGGCCTATCAGAATAGACAGCCTTCAGTGAGAATCAAGATTAATAATGATGAATATGAGGCTGATTTAGTTCGCAAAGCGGCCACAAGAGGGAGAATGAGGATTGAACTGATCAGAGTAGATCTGCAAG ATGCAGCTCAGAGTTCTTTGCCTTCACACTGGGAGGACATGAAAGGAAAGTCAGTTGTTCTTGTAAAACTCACAGCAGGCTTGAATGAATATAACGAAGTGGAGAAAGAGTTCAGAAGAACCGGTCTAACCTCTAACATCATTGAA ATTGAAAGAGTTCAGAACAGCACACTTTGGAAAAACTACATGATCAAAAAGGAGGAACTGGaaggcaaaaacaaacacaaaaacaacgaAAAGTGTCTCTTCCACGGAACTGGCCCTGAAAAGACTGATCAGATCAACCATCACGGCTTCAATCGCAGCTATGCTGGGATACATG GAGCCATGTATGGAAATGGGACATATTTTGCTGTGGACCCATGTTACTCAGCCCAAGGCTACTCAAATCCTGATGCCAAAGGACTTAAACGTATGTACCTTGCCAGGGTGCTTGTCGGTGATTTCACTCAAGGAAAACGAGGCCTTCCTGTTCCCCCTGCGAAGAGCACCAATAGTGCTGATCTCTATAACAGTGTGACTGACAACATCAACAACCCAACCAT GTTGAActctgtggcgaggggggcgtggttcagcgaagtctgcagcgggagagagaggcAGGAGACGAGCGGTTGA